In one window of Methanosarcina vacuolata Z-761 DNA:
- a CDS encoding GAF domain-containing protein, which yields MNSRYTTSQESTMYQALLDENKLLADENNALKEEVQRLRACLAQAEGLEQTTGKIDQDYKKVETTYSEREKQLIFDLDAMTRLYKISILFVREGSLEPVLVEIVDAAIAISGADFGNIQLLDPESSELKIVASRGFPKWWLDFWNSVSVGKGTCGTALGRKERVIVEDVEQSPIFVGTPALEIQLKAGIRAVQSTPIVSRSGKPLGMFSTQYKKPHKPDKDTLQMLDLLALSAADIIERASI from the coding sequence ATGAACTCTAGATATACTACAAGTCAAGAATCCACAATGTATCAGGCACTATTGGATGAGAATAAATTACTGGCAGATGAAAACAATGCATTAAAGGAAGAGGTACAGCGTCTAAGAGCATGTCTGGCACAGGCTGAAGGACTTGAACAGACTACAGGTAAAATTGATCAGGATTACAAAAAGGTAGAGACAACCTATAGTGAGCGCGAAAAACAGTTGATTTTTGACCTCGATGCAATGACTAGACTGTATAAAATCAGCATTTTATTCGTTCGCGAAGGCAGTCTTGAACCTGTTCTTGTCGAAATAGTCGATGCTGCAATTGCAATTTCTGGCGCTGACTTTGGCAATATCCAATTATTGGACCCTGAATCATCTGAACTTAAGATTGTAGCTTCTCGTGGATTTCCTAAATGGTGGCTGGACTTCTGGAATAGTGTATCTGTGGGAAAAGGAACTTGTGGTACGGCGCTTGGACGCAAAGAGAGGGTGATTGTCGAGGATGTTGAACAAAGCCCAATTTTTGTAGGTACTCCTGCTCTGGAAATCCAGCTTAAAGCTGGAATACGAGCGGTACAATCTACACCAATTGTGAGCCGGTCAGGAAAACCACTTGGCATGTTTTCAACACAATATAAAAAACCACATAAGCCAGACAAAGATACACTTCAAATGTTGGATCTTCTAGCTCTCAGTGCAGCCGATATCATCGAAAGAGCAAGTATCTAA